The following proteins are encoded in a genomic region of Clostridium kluyveri:
- a CDS encoding site-specific integrase, whose amino-acid sequence MEGSIKSRKLKNGKTVYDIIVDLPRKPDGSRNQLRKRGFKSKKEAQLYIADVIMKSSNGHNFSGDKILLKDYLKRWLKTEGSSLSPSTQKRYNEFCVHISNHLGEIPISKLTGLQIKEFYKNLEQPQVYSNFKKGLSRSTILKVHRMLHKALTDAVRDGTIDRTVISNIKYGSVEKTETKVWDNSTFYSFIDKIKEELIYLPVLLAFETGLRQSEITGLKWEDIDINKKLLTVKRNYGYDALKKSLSDKKTKTKSSLRVINLFDNTIKNLKKQKQQQRLNKLLYGKAYIESGYICTTSNGNPINPLYISKRFAQLVKKHNFKKIRFHDLRHSHATMLLKENVHPKIVSQ is encoded by the coding sequence ATGGAAGGCTCAATTAAGAGTAGGAAATTAAAAAATGGCAAAACAGTGTATGATATTATAGTTGATTTGCCAAGAAAACCAGATGGCTCAAGGAATCAACTAAGGAAAAGAGGTTTCAAGAGTAAAAAAGAAGCTCAATTGTATATTGCAGATGTAATTATGAAATCATCAAATGGGCATAATTTTTCGGGGGATAAAATTTTATTGAAAGATTATTTAAAAAGATGGCTTAAAACCGAAGGTTCTTCACTTTCTCCCTCCACACAAAAGCGTTATAATGAATTTTGTGTTCATATAAGTAATCATCTTGGAGAAATTCCTATCAGCAAACTTACAGGCTTACAAATAAAAGAATTTTATAAGAATCTTGAACAACCTCAAGTATATTCAAATTTTAAAAAGGGGCTTAGTAGATCGACTATACTAAAGGTGCATAGGATGCTACATAAAGCCCTTACTGATGCTGTACGTGATGGAACTATAGATAGAACTGTTATATCCAATATAAAATATGGCAGTGTAGAAAAAACGGAAACAAAGGTATGGGATAATTCAACCTTTTATTCTTTTATAGATAAAATAAAAGAGGAATTAATATATTTACCTGTACTTCTAGCATTTGAAACTGGGTTAAGACAATCGGAAATCACAGGTCTTAAATGGGAGGATATAGACATAAATAAAAAACTACTTACAGTAAAACGCAATTATGGATATGATGCTTTAAAGAAGAGTTTAAGTGATAAAAAGACTAAAACTAAAAGTTCTCTCAGAGTAATTAATTTATTTGATAATACAATTAAAAATTTAAAGAAACAAAAACAGCAGCAGCGTCTTAATAAATTATTGTATGGCAAAGCATACATAGAAAGTGGATATATTTGTACTACATCAAATGGGAATCCTATTAATCCACTTTATATAAGTAAAAGGTTTGCTCAATTAGTAAAAAAGCATAATTTTAAGAAAATAAGATTCCATGACCTTAGACATTCTCATGCTACTATGTTATTGAAAGAAAATGTTCATCCTAAAATTGTAAGTCAGTAG
- a CDS encoding helix-turn-helix domain-containing protein — MELSLYTVKEVSNILKCSPAKVYELVRQDKIKPVTRVGKKILIPVISLKSFILGKSVEELLKLKSID, encoded by the coding sequence ATGGAACTATCATTATATACTGTGAAAGAAGTTTCAAATATTTTAAAATGTTCTCCAGCAAAGGTATATGAATTAGTTAGACAAGATAAAATCAAACCAGTTACAAGAGTTGGAAAGAAGATATTAATACCCGTAATATCTTTGAAGAGTTTTATTTTAGGAAAATCGGTTGAAGAACTATTAAAACTTAAATCCATTGATTAA
- a CDS encoding DEAD/DEAH box helicase: MNQEIKVRLCKKSYNPLDDDMVEIIEPDSKYVTDGIGQNFKYWTSRNPVFISAQTGMGKNTFVENVLIEDALQNNYRILIISNRVASNRQQKERIAKVTGCEVYLEDYTPKGLDKIELFGNIRIMTYQKLGNSLSTFSANEYSIVVFDECHFFISDALFNNKTNEIFKKSIDTFQNSLRIYMTSTPDEIFSLILEEEKKLMYTLEYALYQNINSYQYFKKILYYNFKRDYSYICTRYFNSKEEILDLIKKDGSEYKSIIFINSKISGKKILERIGSNNAVFITAESKDSQDTDGKIYTEIVNEKKFNSQILVCTSVLDNGINLKDPLLKNIIIFSYDKTEFLQMLGRKRITDDEKINLYLYRGKVEEINAKLSIIKKQCGFINGFNSNPVSFLNKNFTNNDIYKGLFYFNKCQKLCLNELAEKKLCNNKSFLERIIDSLNGGDKEAFILEQLSWIGLKETYNPSSYINYVDPDKNKANFINFLDKYCGIPLLDDELDSFEKEFKILTTAAYGMQEGDRQDRPNYKATKMRKIFKNYNLNYNIKIKDKVSTLVKDVK; the protein is encoded by the coding sequence ATGAACCAAGAAATAAAAGTTAGATTATGTAAAAAGTCTTACAACCCACTTGATGATGATATGGTGGAAATAATTGAACCAGACTCAAAGTATGTTACTGATGGGATCGGACAAAATTTTAAATACTGGACATCCAGAAATCCAGTATTTATCTCAGCACAAACCGGTATGGGAAAAAATACCTTTGTTGAAAATGTTCTTATAGAAGATGCCCTGCAAAATAATTATAGAATTTTGATTATTAGCAACAGAGTTGCATCCAATCGTCAGCAAAAAGAACGAATAGCCAAAGTAACAGGGTGTGAAGTATATTTAGAAGATTATACACCTAAAGGATTAGATAAAATTGAACTATTTGGAAATATTCGCATAATGACATACCAAAAGCTAGGTAACAGCCTTAGTACTTTTTCTGCCAATGAGTATTCTATAGTAGTCTTCGATGAATGCCACTTTTTTATAAGTGATGCTTTATTTAATAATAAAACTAATGAAATATTTAAAAAAAGTATAGATACTTTTCAAAATTCATTAAGAATATACATGACATCTACGCCAGATGAAATTTTTTCTTTGATTTTAGAGGAAGAGAAAAAACTTATGTATACTCTTGAATATGCCTTATACCAAAATATTAACTCTTATCAATATTTCAAAAAAATTTTGTATTACAATTTTAAGCGTGATTACAGTTATATTTGTACAAGATACTTCAATTCAAAGGAAGAAATATTGGATTTAATAAAAAAAGATGGGTCAGAATATAAGTCTATAATATTTATAAATTCTAAGATTAGCGGAAAGAAAATACTAGAGAGAATTGGCTCTAATAATGCTGTTTTTATTACTGCTGAATCTAAAGATTCCCAAGATACTGATGGAAAAATTTATACTGAAATTGTAAATGAGAAAAAATTTAATTCCCAAATATTAGTTTGTACAAGTGTTTTAGACAATGGAATTAATTTAAAAGATCCTCTTTTAAAAAATATTATTATTTTTTCATATGATAAAACTGAATTTTTACAAATGTTGGGTAGAAAGAGAATAACAGATGATGAAAAAATTAATCTTTATTTGTATAGAGGAAAAGTAGAAGAGATAAATGCAAAATTATCAATAATAAAAAAACAATGTGGATTTATAAATGGATTTAATTCTAATCCTGTATCATTTTTAAATAAAAATTTCACTAACAATGATATCTATAAAGGATTATTTTATTTTAATAAATGCCAAAAACTTTGTCTGAATGAATTGGCAGAAAAAAAACTATGTAATAATAAATCCTTTCTTGAAAGGATTATAGATAGCTTAAATGGAGGAGATAAGGAAGCCTTTATTTTAGAACAGCTTTCTTGGATAGGGCTAAAGGAAACATATAATCCTAGTTCATATATTAATTATGTAGATCCTGATAAAAATAAAGCTAATTTTATAAATTTTTTAGATAAATACTGTGGTATTCCATTATTAGATGATGAACTTGATTCTTTTGAGAAAGAGTTTAAGATTTTAACTACTGCTGCTTATGGGATGCAAGAGGGAGATCGTCAGGATAGACCCAATTACAAAGCAACTAAAATGAGAAAAATTTTTAAGAATTATAACTTAAATTATAATATAAAAATTAAAGATAAAGTATCTACATTGGTGAAGGATGTTAAATAA
- a CDS encoding IS256 family transposase — protein sequence MNILEVPDIDLKKELKKCNSMEDLVGKNGLMQRLFGGIIQQFLEAEMEEHLGREKYARLSDEDKDYRNGYSSKNIRTSFGPVKVDVPRDRKSEFEPKIVKKYETVCNELDKKVIGLYARGMSVDDIKSEIDELYGVDISPAMISKITDKVMDTALAWQNRALDPMYPIVYMDALYFKVRDEHRIVNKAAYVCMALDVKGHKDILGIWVGEQEGAKYWLSVCNDLKNRGVKDILIACMDGLKGLPDAIKVVFPEINIQNCIIHQIRNSIKYIPSKNVKTFMKDLKEVYKAVNETMASKSLQSLNDKWGDKYPIVVQSWQNNWENLSTYFDFPQDIRKIIYTTNALEGFNRQLRKFTKIRTVFPTDDSLLKALYLATEQIMLKWTAPSPNWANTLAQLTIMFKDRIEPYI from the coding sequence ATGAATATACTAGAAGTACCAGACATTGATTTAAAAAAGGAATTAAAGAAGTGTAATAGTATGGAAGATTTAGTAGGGAAAAATGGACTTATGCAAAGGCTATTTGGAGGTATAATACAGCAGTTTTTAGAAGCAGAAATGGAAGAACATCTTGGAAGAGAAAAATATGCAAGGCTCTCTGATGAGGATAAAGACTATAGAAATGGATACAGTTCTAAAAACATTAGAACCAGTTTTGGCCCGGTTAAAGTAGACGTACCAAGGGATAGAAAGTCTGAGTTCGAACCTAAGATAGTCAAGAAATATGAAACTGTCTGTAATGAACTTGATAAGAAAGTTATAGGTTTATATGCACGTGGTATGTCTGTAGATGATATAAAATCAGAGATAGATGAACTTTACGGGGTAGATATATCCCCTGCAATGATATCCAAAATTACAGATAAGGTCATGGATACAGCTCTAGCATGGCAAAATAGAGCCCTTGATCCAATGTATCCTATAGTATATATGGATGCTCTATATTTTAAAGTCAGAGATGAACATAGAATTGTAAATAAGGCTGCCTATGTCTGCATGGCACTTGATGTAAAAGGCCATAAAGACATTTTGGGAATATGGGTTGGCGAACAAGAAGGAGCAAAATACTGGTTATCTGTATGCAATGATCTTAAAAACAGGGGTGTTAAAGATATTTTAATAGCCTGTATGGACGGTCTTAAAGGACTTCCAGATGCAATTAAAGTAGTTTTTCCTGAAATTAACATACAAAATTGTATAATACACCAGATAAGGAATTCTATAAAATATATACCATCAAAGAATGTTAAGACTTTTATGAAGGATTTAAAAGAAGTATATAAGGCAGTTAATGAAACAATGGCAAGTAAGTCATTACAATCACTGAATGATAAATGGGGAGATAAGTATCCTATAGTTGTACAGTCGTGGCAAAATAACTGGGAAAATCTATCTACATATTTTGATTTTCCTCAAGATATAAGAAAAATAATATATACAACTAACGCCCTGGAAGGTTTCAACAGGCAGCTTAGGAAATTCACTAAGATAAGGACTGTATTTCCTACAGACGATTCCCTTCTAAAAGCCCTATACCTGGCAACCGAGCAGATAATGCTGAAATGGACGGCACCTTCTCCAAACTGGGCAAATACGCTGGCCCAATTAACCATAATGTTTAAAGATAGAATAGAGCCATATATATAA
- a CDS encoding DDE-type integrase/transposase/recombinase: MKPSIKEKVEIAKKYIDQGYNAVFVLKVVKLGRSTYYYNLSVEGKEKARPKGGKPKGYSINVDGEKVCDDQIKEFILEAIDGDAINYGYRKITYHLRKYYNLVINHKKVYRLCKELRILKDQRIIKAKIKRNIAVNRTITGSNQLWEMDIKYGYIEGEDKFFYLLNLIDIFDRSIIDYHMGLHCEAKDATALLRKCLIRRNLFEEGSKKPVIRTDNGPQFISHKFDECCEGLKTEHERIPVKTPNKNAHVESFHRILEDECLKINEFQSYAEAYKIVNEFMEF, from the coding sequence ATCAAACCCTCAATTAAAGAAAAAGTAGAAATAGCTAAAAAATATATAGATCAAGGATACAATGCAGTATTTGTACTTAAAGTAGTTAAACTCGGAAGATCAACATATTACTATAATTTAAGCGTAGAAGGCAAAGAAAAGGCTAGACCTAAAGGTGGAAAGCCAAAAGGATACAGTATAAACGTAGATGGTGAGAAAGTATGCGATGATCAGATTAAGGAATTTATTTTGGAGGCCATTGATGGGGATGCTATTAACTATGGATATAGAAAAATAACTTACCATCTAAGAAAATATTATAATCTTGTGATTAATCACAAGAAGGTTTATCGGCTTTGCAAAGAGCTCAGAATACTTAAAGACCAGAGAATAATTAAAGCTAAAATAAAGAGAAATATTGCAGTTAACAGAACTATAACAGGCTCAAATCAACTATGGGAAATGGATATAAAATATGGCTACATAGAAGGTGAAGATAAGTTCTTCTACTTACTAAATTTAATTGATATCTTTGATAGGAGCATTATAGATTACCACATGGGTTTACACTGTGAGGCTAAAGATGCTACAGCACTACTGAGAAAGTGCTTAATAAGAAGAAACTTGTTTGAGGAAGGCTCTAAAAAGCCAGTAATAAGAACAGACAACGGGCCTCAGTTTATAAGTCATAAATTTGATGAATGCTGTGAAGGACTTAAAACTGAACATGAGAGAATACCAGTGAAGACGCCAAATAAAAACGCACATGTGGAATCATTTCACAGAATACTTGAGGATGAGTGTTTAAAAATTAATGAATTTCAAAGCTATGCGGAAGCATACAAAATAGTAAATGAATTTATGGAATTCTAG
- a CDS encoding transposase has protein sequence MKGKSYTKELKEEVLREVKEVGNVSLVSRRHGISKSTIFTWIKNSKDEIKVKPGRKALVEG, from the coding sequence ATGAAAGGAAAAAGTTATACAAAAGAATTAAAAGAAGAGGTATTAAGAGAAGTGAAAGAAGTAGGAAATGTTTCACTGGTATCAAGAAGGCATGGGATCTCAAAATCAACTATATTTACGTGGATAAAGAATTCTAAGGATGAGATTAAAGTTAAGCCTGGTAGAAAAGCTTTGGTTGAGGGATAA
- a CDS encoding helix-turn-helix domain-containing protein gives MNYIALGKRIREERLKLRLTQEKLAEDVDVSSSYVGQIERGEKSVTLDTLIRITKRLGVTVDYLLKDSVNMENDNFIDQIKQLLQGRNIKQKQMALDVLKVMLSHMDDA, from the coding sequence ATGAATTATATTGCTTTAGGAAAGAGAATAAGAGAAGAAAGATTAAAATTAAGATTAACTCAGGAAAAACTTGCAGAGGATGTTGATGTAAGTAGTTCTTATGTGGGACAGATAGAAAGAGGAGAAAAAAGTGTCACACTTGATACATTGATCAGAATTACAAAAAGATTGGGTGTAACAGTTGACTATCTCTTAAAGGATTCAGTAAATATGGAAAATGATAATTTTATAGACCAAATTAAACAATTATTACAGGGCAGAAATATAAAGCAAAAACAAATGGCTTTAGATGTATTAAAAGTTATGCTCTCTCATATGGATGATGCATAA
- a CDS encoding YqaJ viral recombinase family protein produces MTKLLIGTKNISREDWLNFRNKGIGGSDVAALCGINKYKSSVELWMEKTGQIKPKESGEAAYWGTKMEPIIREEFTTRTNLKVNIVNSILKHEKYDFMLANIDGIVYDTKFGNCIFEAKTASAFKQSQWEKSIPEEYMLQIQHYMAITNFKAAYIAVLIGGNQFIYKLIRRDEELIDMIIKIENDFWNHVCANAPPKIDGSEASTELLNRLYPSCMENSKIILPDEALNILSQYNLYKEKEKKVSEMKNKAANKLKSMIGDNETAVVKNWIITWKPVYSEKLDSKKLKKEKPELYKKYTIKSSFRRLNIK; encoded by the coding sequence ATGACTAAACTACTTATAGGTACTAAGAACATTTCAAGAGAGGATTGGTTAAACTTTAGAAATAAAGGTATTGGTGGCAGTGATGTTGCAGCTTTATGTGGCATAAATAAATACAAGTCATCAGTTGAACTTTGGATGGAGAAAACAGGACAAATTAAGCCTAAAGAAAGTGGAGAAGCTGCCTACTGGGGTACAAAGATGGAACCTATAATACGTGAGGAATTTACTACTAGAACTAATCTTAAAGTAAATATTGTAAATTCCATATTAAAACATGAGAAATATGATTTTATGCTTGCTAACATAGATGGCATTGTCTATGATACTAAGTTTGGTAACTGTATATTTGAAGCAAAAACAGCTTCAGCTTTTAAACAAAGTCAGTGGGAGAAAAGTATACCAGAAGAATATATGCTTCAAATCCAGCACTATATGGCAATAACAAATTTCAAGGCCGCTTATATTGCTGTTTTAATTGGAGGTAATCAGTTTATATATAAGCTTATAAGAAGAGATGAAGAGTTAATTGATATGATAATAAAGATTGAAAATGATTTCTGGAATCATGTGTGTGCAAATGCTCCACCTAAAATTGATGGTTCTGAAGCTTCTACAGAACTTTTAAACAGACTTTATCCAAGCTGCATGGAAAATAGTAAAATTATACTTCCAGATGAAGCTTTAAATATTTTAAGCCAATACAACCTTTATAAAGAAAAGGAAAAGAAAGTTTCTGAAATGAAGAATAAAGCGGCAAATAAATTAAAGTCTATGATCGGAGATAATGAAACCGCTGTGGTTAAAAATTGGATTATTACATGGAAACCTGTATATTCTGAAAAGCTTGATTCAAAAAAATTGAAGAAAGAAAAACCTGAACTTTACAAGAAATATACTATTAAATCCAGTTTTAGGAGGCTTAATATAAAATAA
- a CDS encoding DUF932 domain-containing protein has product MSANVETMFYVRETPWHRLGTKVGEALSSQKALELSGLNWNVIQKPIYTSDNILISNYKANIRESDDKVLGVVTDRYKIVQNKEAFSFTDSLIGEGCKYETAGSLQHGRKVWLLAKLPDKYKILDDEVTPYMVFSNSHDGTGAIKVAMTPIRVVCNNTLNLALSNAKRIWSTIHTGNISSKLNEAMKTLLLAESYMENLDYEAHYLSRKTISDKKVLEFIELLLPLPDNASKTQEKNINLLRDDMKLRYFDAPDLIELPKTSWRFINAVSDFATHINPLRKTKNYKENLFSKTIDGNPLIDRAYELVESIV; this is encoded by the coding sequence ATGTCAGCAAATGTAGAAACTATGTTTTATGTAAGAGAAACCCCTTGGCATAGGTTAGGAACAAAAGTAGGGGAAGCTCTATCTTCCCAGAAAGCCTTGGAATTGTCAGGACTTAATTGGAATGTAATTCAAAAACCTATTTATACCAGTGACAATATTCTTATCTCCAATTACAAAGCTAATATTAGAGAAAGTGATGACAAAGTTTTAGGTGTTGTAACTGACAGATATAAAATAGTTCAGAATAAAGAAGCCTTTTCTTTTACAGATAGCTTAATTGGTGAAGGTTGTAAATATGAAACGGCAGGGAGTCTACAACATGGCAGAAAGGTATGGCTTCTTGCCAAACTGCCAGATAAGTATAAAATTCTTGATGATGAGGTAACCCCTTACATGGTATTTTCAAACAGTCATGATGGCACTGGTGCTATTAAAGTTGCAATGACTCCTATTAGAGTTGTATGTAATAATACTTTGAATCTAGCTCTTTCAAATGCCAAGAGAATATGGTCAACTATTCACACAGGGAATATTAGCAGTAAACTTAATGAAGCTATGAAAACATTACTTCTTGCGGAAAGTTACATGGAAAACCTTGATTATGAAGCTCACTATCTAAGCAGAAAAACTATAAGTGATAAAAAGGTATTGGAATTTATAGAATTACTTTTGCCTTTACCTGACAATGCAAGTAAAACTCAAGAAAAAAATATAAATCTATTAAGGGATGATATGAAATTAAGGTATTTTGATGCTCCTGATCTGATAGAGCTACCTAAAACATCTTGGAGATTTATAAATGCTGTATCTGATTTTGCAACTCATATTAATCCTTTGCGTAAAACTAAAAATTATAAAGAAAATTTGTTTTCTAAGACTATTGATGGCAATCCCCTTATAGACAGAGCCTATGAACTTGTAGAAAGTATTGTATAA